The DNA sequence GGGCGACGTCGGCGACCGAGACGTGATCGAGCTGCCTCGACAGTGACAGCGACGCCAGCTCGGCGTCGCCGCCGCGGAGGAACATCATGGCGATGAAGATCGTCCAGATCGGGAGGCCCGAGTTCCAGACGAACAGCTCGACAGCAGCGAACCCGAAGGCGAGGTAGGCCATGACCTTGCTGACCGACGACACCCACCGGGTGGCCTGGAGGCGATCACCTCGCAACTTCCAGAGGGCGCCGGTGAGCACACGACCGCCATCGAGCGGAAGCGCAGGGAGCAGGTTGAAGAAGCCGAGGACGAGGTTGATCGTGCCCAGCCAGAACAGTGCTTCGGCGGCGATGGCGCCCGCAGTGACCCCGCTCACCGGGTCGAGGTAGGGAACGACGAGGCTCCCCGACACGGTCCGGCCGAGACCGAAGAAGCCGGCACCGAGCGCCAGGGTGGAAAGCGGGCCGGCAACCGAAATCAGCATCTCCGACGCGGGGTCGGGGGTGCGGCGGCTCATGGCGGCGGAACCACCGAGCAGCCAGAGGCGGATCTCGTCGACCCCGACGCCACGACGGCGGGCGACCAGGGCGTGGGCCGACTCGTGCACCAGGATCGAGGCCATGAAGCCGAGCCCGGTGAGGGCGGCCACCGACCAGGCCAACCCCGGGGCGACCCGGTCGGCCCACGAGGCGCCCAACTGGATGGCGAAGTAGGCGGCGAGGATCAGCGCGCCCGGGCCGATCTTCACCGGCGCACCGGCGATCCGACCCACGGTGATGGCGTAGTCAGATCTCCCGAACATGATCCAAGGTTAGACCTCGCCGGATAAGGCCCACCGAAAGTTCCTGGGTCGGGTCGGCCGAGTGCGCCAGCTCGATTTGGCCGACCGCTCGATCCGTCGCTCAACCGATGGGGCGTTCGGTGAGGCGGGCCACCAGCACGATGGCGACCACCAGACGTGCGGTCCAGCCGATGGCACGCACAGCATCGAACCGCATGAGCCGCCGATGGAGTTCGGGCTCGAACCCATTGGTCAGCCGCCCGTGGATCGGCGCCGCGCCGAGTCCGGTCACGGCGACCACTCCGGCGAGGAGGACGAGTCCGGCAAGTGACCAGCGACGATCGGTGCCGTCGGTGAGTGCCACCAGGGCCAGACTCGACAGGCCTTCGACTCCCCAAGGGACGAGCAGCACCCGGGTGATCCGGCGCATGTGTTCACGCTGGAACTCGGCGTAGCGCTCCGGGCCGACCAGCCCGAAGAGCGGGTAGTGCACGGCGTGGATCGTCCAGATGAGCCCGACCATCGCCGCCGTGGCGGCGAGATGGACGACAGCGAGCCAGGCCTCGGTGGTCACGGCTCGCCCTCGCCGCCGGAGTCGTCGCCGGTGTCGTTGGCAGTGGTGACCGTCGTGTTGCCGGTGTCGTCGGCGGTGGTGGTCGTCGTGTCCTCGGGCGTCGTGTCGGTGATCGTCGATTCGGTCGTCGTGTCCTCGGTCGCCGTGGTGTCGGCCGGACCGGGCTCGGGCGGGATCGGCGCCGGGCCGACCGGCAGCCCCAGTGCCGCCTTGAGCCGCAACACCCGCAGCACCGACTGGTCGATGCGCTCCTCGGTGAGTCGACCGTCGGCCACAGCGGCCAGCAAGCCGGCGGCCGCAGCCTCGACGTCAGTCGGCGCCAACAACAGGTCGACGCCAGCGAGGATCGATCGCACGGCGAGCTCGCCCGACCCGAGCGTGTCGACGGCGCCCATGTCGAGCGCGTCGGTCATCACCACGCCGTCGAACCCGAGGACGTCACGCAATTCCTGCTGCACGACGATCGGCGAGATGGTGGCCGGATCGCCGCTGGGGTCGAGCGCCGGGAAGGCGAGGTGACCGACCATCACGGCGTCGACGCCGGCGTCGAGGGCCGCAACGAACGGGACTCGATCGACCGCTCGCCATTGTTCGACGCTGATCCCGAGCGTGGGTAGTGACTGGTGACTGTCGACCTCGGTCGGTCCATGCCCGGGCCAATGCTTCACCACCGACGCCGCACCCGCCGCCTGATACCCGTCGACCACGGCCGACACCATCGCCGAGGCCACGAGCGGATCGACGCTGTAGGACCGGTTGCCGATCACGCTCGTCGTGCTGTCGGTCAGGTCGGCAACGGGTGCGAGCACCATGTTGATGCCCTGGAGCCGGAGCTCACTGCCGCTCAGCGTGGCGTCGGCGGCGGCGGCAGCCACATCGCCGTCGTACGACCGGGCCGATGGCAGCACGGTCACCTGGTCGCGCACCCGCACCACCCGGCCACCTTCCTGATCGACCGCCACCAGCAGGCCGACGCCGGTGTCGGCCACTGCACGGTCCTGGAGTCCGGCTGACAGCGCGGTCAGCTGGTCGGCGTCGGTGATGTTGTTGCCCAGATAGATCACGCCTCCGGCGTGGACGGCGGCGAGGGACGACCCGCTGTCGTCGGCGGTCGTGCCCCCGATCACCGGCATGAGGAGCTGACCGACCTTCTGTTCGAGCGTCATGGTCGCCAGCGTGGCGACGGCCGGCTCGATGGTCGTGGTCGTGGTCGGCTCGGTCGTGGTGGTGGTCGGCACCGTGGTCGTGGTGGTCGATGTCGGCGCTGCTGTCGTGGACGTGCTGCTCGGCGGTGCGGTCAGCTCGCTCTGCCCGCCGGTACACCCGGCGAGGACCGCCCCGACGGCGAGCAGGGTGAGCATCCGGGTACGCCGGCGATGGAGTGGCGCCGCCACGACCGTGGTCGAATGGCTCATTGGCCTTCCGGTTGCAGTGCCCGGCGCAGCGACTCGAACAACGGCGTTCCGAGCAGAGCGGCGAGCTCGTCGGCCAACGAGTCGATGACCATCCGCTCGCCGACGTACGCGCTCGGTGTGGCCTCGGGGTCGGTACACAGCCAGGCCATCGTTGCGCCGCCCGGCCCCCAGTCCTCGCGTTGCCAGCGCCGTAGCAACGTCACCGGCACGCCGTCGTCGTCGATCTGGGTGACCTTCAGCGGCAGTTGCCAGCACACCGACGGTTTCACGTCGATCGGCGACTCGCCGTCGTCGAGCGCCGCGAGATGCAGCGCACATCCTTCCCCGCCGGCGAACCCTGGACGGTTCAAGAACACGCAGGCGCCGTCGACCACGAGGGTGCGGCGGTTGTCCGGGTCGAAATAGTCGGCCATCCCGGCCGAGTCGCCGGCGTGGAACTGGAAACGGGCCGGGTCGAGTGAAAGGGCCGCCGCTCCCACCTGCATGGCCTCATCGCGATCGAGCAGCTCCGCTCCGACGCTGCAGCACCCCTGCCCCAACTCGTTGGCCGGTTCGTCGAGGATCCCCACGCAGTCGCAACCCCAGCGACACTCCCAGCGGGAGCGGAGGAAGTCGGCGTCGAAACGCCAGCGCCGACCCCCGGGTTCCTCCTCCAACTCGATCACCGGCGAGAGGGTAGCGGAGGTCTTCTAGGCTTTCGGGGTGCCCAAGACCGACTGGAACCCGATCCTCAACGGCGAATTCGCCAAGCCTT is a window from the Acidimicrobiales bacterium genome containing:
- a CDS encoding site-2 protease family protein, giving the protein MFGRSDYAITVGRIAGAPVKIGPGALILAAYFAIQLGASWADRVAPGLAWSVAALTGLGFMASILVHESAHALVARRRGVGVDEIRLWLLGGSAAMSRRTPDPASEMLISVAGPLSTLALGAGFFGLGRTVSGSLVVPYLDPVSGVTAGAIAAEALFWLGTINLVLGFFNLLPALPLDGGRVLTGALWKLRGDRLQATRWVSSVSKVMAYLAFGFAAVELFVWNSGLPIWTIFIAMMFLRGGDAELASLSLSRQLDHVSVADVARPAPPSIHLDTNTASARALLPHPSTARYAIAIDDDRVVRGLIDLRALWVAADHDGTNPVADIMEPVDEHRAAFASEPLSSLIDRGVAPPFVVIDHGWRPTGLVESMQQLTSARPAPTPTV
- a CDS encoding glycoside hydrolase family 3 protein, which produces MSHSTTVVAAPLHRRRTRMLTLLAVGAVLAGCTGGQSELTAPPSSTSTTAAPTSTTTTTVPTTTTTEPTTTTTIEPAVATLATMTLEQKVGQLLMPVIGGTTADDSGSSLAAVHAGGVIYLGNNITDADQLTALSAGLQDRAVADTGVGLLVAVDQEGGRVVRVRDQVTVLPSARSYDGDVAAAAADATLSGSELRLQGINMVLAPVADLTDSTTSVIGNRSYSVDPLVASAMVSAVVDGYQAAGAASVVKHWPGHGPTEVDSHQSLPTLGISVEQWRAVDRVPFVAALDAGVDAVMVGHLAFPALDPSGDPATISPIVVQQELRDVLGFDGVVMTDALDMGAVDTLGSGELAVRSILAGVDLLLAPTDVEAAAAGLLAAVADGRLTEERIDQSVLRVLRLKAALGLPVGPAPIPPEPGPADTTATEDTTTESTITDTTPEDTTTTTADDTGNTTVTTANDTGDDSGGEGEP